One region of Eupeodes corollae chromosome 1, idEupCoro1.1, whole genome shotgun sequence genomic DNA includes:
- the LOC129938852 gene encoding angiotensin-converting enzyme isoform X2, with amino-acid sequence MSTQISVLILMITKLLVIRAYPQLDLPPLTTPLARPDIVFNSYTPKNGGNSLNYEDANRSDRFGPPYADDGSDDRGDDFRNGQPYDDRQRYGLNYPNMYLNRSSDSPYSRDEPYRDREYLKRNNDQDQFTTRKPYNPNDQYTSNRDPNRGYQDDRYQPNRFNSSDRYNLNNDQINEDRYRFEQERRSQIEMEKLRNFVVETDHQGSQECTENVAAQWNFETNVNDFTQNEALLAQRRYAEYQRRVAEQSKRIDRDLIFDRKLYRQLQLLSEAGPNSLPFDQLDRYNRLINEMLVLYNEATICAYQQPFQCGLRYYPNLRDIMSESRDWGELEYTWTEYHRKAGREMRDSYKQLIDVMNEVAMVNNMTDGGQFWYMNYESGSFHDDLELVWEEIRPFYELLHAYVRRKLREYYGPEKISRDAPIPEHILGNMFGQSWMNILDIIIPYPGRTIIDVSERMKEFGFSPAAMYRTAEDFFTSINFTALGPEFYSNSIFQQPFDRVVLCEPSAWDFCNRHDYRIKMCANIDQKSLISVHHEMAHIHYFLAYRHQPKVFRNGANPAFHQAIGDAITLSVSTLKHLQTIGLIQRSVDDYSYDINYLFTMALDKVAFLPFALALDNWRYDLYSGRTKKDSMNCHFWDLRERYGGVKPPRLRSEKDFDAGAKYHIPANIPYIKMRCPRISCVLESEVF; translated from the exons atgtctacACAAATATCggttttgattttaatgataACAAAACTCCTGGTAATTCGCGCTTACCCACAACTAGATCTACCTCCATTAACCACACCCTTAGCCAGACCGGATATCGTCTTTAATAGTTATACCCCTAAAAATGGTGGAAATTCTCTTAACTACGAGGATGCCAATCGAAGTGATCGCTTCGGTCCCCCTTATGCGGATGATGGTAGCGATGATCGTGGGGATGACTTTAGA AACGGGCAACCCTACGACGATCGTCAGCGATATGGCTTAAACTACCCCAACATGTACTTAAACCGGTCTTCGGACTCTCCTTATAGCCGTGATGAGCCGTATCGTGATCGGGAATATCTCAAAAGAAATAACGACCAGGATCAATTTACCACCCGAAAGCCATACAATCCAAACGACCAATATACCTCTAATCGAGACCCAAACAGAGGTTATCAAGATGATCGCTATCAACCAAATCGATTTAATTCAAGTGATcgttataatttaaacaatgatCAAATCAATGAAGATCGTTATCGTTTCGAACAAGAACGTCGATCacaaatagaaatggaaaaACTGCGAAATTTTGTAGTTGAAACTGATCATCAAGGATCACAGGAGTGCACTGAAAATGTTGCAGCTCAATGGAATTTCGAGACAAATGTAAATGATTTCACTCAAAATGAAGCG CTCCTTGCCCAACGACGTTATGCAGAATATCAACGTCGAGTAGCTGAACAATCTAAGAGAATcgacagagatttgatatttgatCGAAAGCTTTATAGACAATTGCAATTGTTGTCTGAAGCGGGGCCGAATAGCCTGCCCTTTGATCAATTAGATAGG TACAATCGATTGATAAATGAAATGCTAGTTCTTTACAATGAAGCTACGATTTGTGCCTACCAACAGCCCTTTCAGTGTGGCCTGCGATATTATCCGAATTTGAGGGACATCATGTCTGAGAGTCGGGACTGGGGTGAACTGGAATACACTTGGACGGAGTATCATAGAAAAGCCGGTCGGGAAATGCGGGATAGTTACAAGCAGCTCATTGATGTGATGAACGAAGTTGCAATGGTAAAca ATATGACTGATGGCGGTCAGTTCTGGTATATGAACTACGAATCAGGAAGTTTTCACGATGACCTGGAGTTGGTATGGGAGGAAATTAGACCTTTCTACGAGCTTCTTCATGCCTATGTTCGCCGGAAGCTGCGAGAATATTACGGTCCTGAGAAAATAAGTCGCGATGCTCCCATTCCCGAGCATATTCTTGGCAACATGTTCGGTCAATCATGGATGAATATCCTGGATATCATTATTCCCTATCCAGGACGCACAATAATTGACGTTTCGGAGAGAATGAAAGAATTCGGTTTCTCTCCGGCTGCTATGTATCGAACAGCCGAGGATTTTTTCACATCGATAAATTTTACAGCCTTGGGTCCGGAATTCTATTCGAATTCGATATTTCAACAGCCTTTTGATCGTGTTGTTTTGTGTGAACCATCGGCGTGGGATTTTTGCAATCGACACGATTATCGAATTAAAATGTGTGCTAATATCGATCAAAAGAGTTTGATTAGTGTCCATCACGAAATGGCGCACATTCATTATTTTCTAGCTTACCGACATCAGCCCAAGGTTTTTCGAAATGGAGCTAATCCag CATTTCATCAAGCTATTGGAGATGCTATTACTTTATCGGTTTCAACTTTAAAACATCTCCAAACAATTGGATTGATTCAAAGATCTGTGGATGATTATTCTTATGatataaactatttatttacaaTGGCATTGGATAAAGTTGCATTTTTGCCATTTGCATTGGCATTGGATAATTGGCGATATGATTTGTATAGTGGACGGACAAAGAAGGATTCGATGAATTGTCACTTTTGGGATTTGag GGAAAGGTATGGAGGAGTTAAGCCACCTCGACTGCGTTCAGAGAAAGACTTCGATGCTGGGGCAAAGTATCACATACCTGCAAATATTCCCTATATCAA
- the LOC129941328 gene encoding angiotensin-converting enzyme, whose product MNFLRILIFVVLVVVSSCQQIPDDPNVVVEKFLNEVNEHLAVLYNNQIEYNWREEVTDPKQLPENIEDPIFETMDYIKGVASIVSKLKRAKVTNANLKRQLDQIPEPGYDALDDSEKMDLHEIIGNMSEIYKNVGLCSFRDRNNCTLRLIPEVQEIIDDTMNVEELKYYWLEWRDKTGSKSKYAFSKFVELYKKTAALNGFLKPSDFWLRDIEGESGEVIATLDKVMLILRPLFLQFHAFVRSALRLKYGPDLIRFNEPYPQHLAEKFIGSSYRDMNGDWTIDLPYPLVGLVNITAGLIAKDITTPYGLIETAARFYTSIGMPSIPQTFWIQSARPKFDVDERLMTCWSKTWKYYSSDKINLSFCPMADEERYTNMFEAVSDYYYFKSYRNQPTLFQEEPLPNFGEAIGKAMTLSATSPRFLEKIGMGGPVYSSYEGRINRLYLLGLRNVFLIPIFYVLDKYRVDVLDGRIENLDNCEFWKLTEKFTGAKPPVQRSHDQFDAPSKLLIEVDDNYSSPTMSIILQFQIFKRLCEKTGQYRRGDDAYPLDLCDLSGHKEIGPLVLNAMSLGSSKSWKEVLFTLTGDNQLDVSGFLEFFKPLYGWLQSINQLNKEEIGWVELNQCV is encoded by the exons ATGAATTTTCTAAGAATACTGATTTTTGTG GTTCTGGTCGTAGTATCGTCCTGCCAGCAGATTCCCGATGACCCGAATGTTGTAGTTGAAAAATTTCTTAATGAAGTTAACGAACACCTTGCGGTTTTGTACAATAATCAAATTGAATATAATTGGCGGGAAGAAGTCACTGATCCAAAGCAATTACCCGAAAATATTGAAGatccaatttttgaaacaatggaCTACATCAAGGGAGTAGCAAGTATTGTTTCAAAGCTTAAACGAGCAAAAGTTACAAATGCGAATCTGAAAAGGCAATTAGATCAAATTCCTGAACCCGGCTATGATGCTTTGGATGACAGTGAGAAGATGGATTTGCATGAAATCATTGGTAATATGAGTGAAATCTATAAGAATGTTGGATTGTGTTCGTTTAGAGATCGAAACAATTGCACACTGAGACTGATTCCGGAAGTTCAGGAAATAATTGATGATACGATGAATGTTGAAGAGTTGAAGTATTATTGGCTTGAGTGGCGGGATAAGACGGGCTCGAAAAGCAAGTAtgcattttctaaatttgtgGAACTTTATAAGAAAACGGCGGCTTTGAATG GCTTCTTGAAACCTTCAGACTTCTGGCTAAGAGACATTGAAGGCGAGTCCGGAGAAGTCATAGCAACCTTAGATAAGGTCATGTTGATTTTACGTCCACTTTTTCTACAATTCCATGCATTTGTGAGATCAGCTTTGAGGTTAAAATATGGTCCAGATTTGATTAGGTTCAATGAGCCATATCCACAACATCTAGCAGAAAAATTCATTGGAAGTTCATATCGGGATATGAATGGTGATTGGACAATTGATCTGCCTTATCCATTGGTTGGACTCGTAAACATTACAGCAGGACTAATAGCTAAAGATATAACAACACCTTATGGATTAATTGAAACAGCTGCTAGATTTTATACATCAATTGGAATGCCATCAATTCCACA aaCATTTTGGATCCAAAGCGCTAGGCCCAAATTTGATGTCGATGAACGATTGATGACTTGTTGGTCAAAAACTTGGAAATACTACAGTTCTGATAAAATTAACTTGTCCTTCTGTCCGATGGCTGATGAGGAACGCTACACAAATATGTTCGAAGCTGTATCAGATTACTACTACTTCAAATCTTATCGTAATCAACCAACCTTGTTTCAAGAGGAACCCTTACCTAACTTTGGTGAGGCTATTGGAAAGGCTATGACTCTATCAGCAACATCACCTAgatttctggaaaaaattggAATGGGAGGACCAGTTTACAGTTCATATGAAGGAAGGATAAATCGACTTTATTTGCTG gGTCTCCGGAATGTATTTCTTATTCCAATATTTTATGTTCTGGATAAATATCGAGTTGATGTTTTGGATGGTCGTATTGAAAATTTAGACAATTGTGAATTTTGGAAACTTACTGAAAAATTCACCGGAGCAAAACCTCCAGTTCAACGAAGTCATGATCAATTCGATGCTCCATCAAAACTATTGATAGAAGTTGATGATAATTATTCAAG tccAACAATGAgtataattttacaatttcaaatattcaaacgGCTTTGTGAAAAAACTGGTCAATATCGAAGGGGTGATGATGCATATCCTTTGGATTTGTGTGATCTTTCAGGACATAAGGAAATTGGACCATTGGTATT aaatgcaATGTCACTTGGTTCATCAAAGTCCTGGAAAGAAGTACTTTTCACACTAACAGGTGACAACCAATTAGATGTTTCTGGATTTTTAGAGTTCTTCAAACCACTCTACGGATGGTTACAGTCAATAAATCAACTCAATAAAGAAGAAATTGGATGGGTTGAGTTAAATC AATGTGTTTGA